Genomic DNA from Streptomyces caniferus:
CGCGGAGCACATCCGCGAACCCGTCGTGCTCGGCCCGCGCCCGGCGCACCCACAACACGTCATCGAAGAGCAAAGCGTCCTTGTTCGAGGGCGTGAGCCGCTTCAGCTCCAGATCGGGGCGGTGCAGGATGACCCGGCGCAGCCGCCCGGCCTCGGAGTCGACTTGGAATCCCATCCACCCATCTTGGCCGCTCCGACGGCTCCGCGGAGGGAGTCGGAGGATGTCGGGTCGCCCGGGGCGGACGGCGTGACGGGCCGGGGGTACTTCTCCCCCACGACCCGTACGCCACTTCGCCCCCTCTGCAACCGCGCTCCACCGGCTGCAAACGCGGGTCCACCGTCTACAACCGCGGGTCGACCGGCTCCGACTCCAGCGCGAGCACCGCGAAGACCGCCTCGTGCACCCGCCACAGCGGTTCGCCGTCCGCCAGCCGGTCGAGCGCCTCCAGACCCAGTGCGTACTCGCGCAGGGCCAGCGAGCGCTTGTGGCCCAGATGACGGCTCCGCAGGCGCTGGAGGTTCTCCGGGCGGGTGTACTCCGGTCCGTAGACGATCCGCAGGTACTCGCGGCCACGGCACTTGACGCCCGGCTGGACGAGCCGTCCGTCGTCCTGCCGTATCAGCGCCCGAACCGGCTTGACCACCATGCCCTCGCCACCGTCGGCGGTCAGCTCCAGCCACCAGGCGGTGCCGGCCGCGACCGACGACTCGTCCTCGGTGTCGACGATGATCCGCCGGGTGGTGGCGAGCAGACCGGGCCGGTCCGGGCCGCCGCCGGCCGCCGTGCCGTCCCGGGCCGTCACCGCGCCCTCCGCCGCGATGAGCCGGTCGATCAGGGCCAGCTGCTCGGTGTGCGCCAGCCCGGCAAGGCTGCGGCCCTGCACCGCGAGAATCTGGAACGGCGCGAGCCGCACACCGTCCAGTTCACCGAGCCCGGCGAACCGGTCGGAGGCCGCGGGGGCGGGCCGGACGACCGCAGCGTGCGGCGCGTCTTCGGTACGCGGGACCCCCTCGGCGAGCGGTGCGTCGTCGCTGTGCGGGTTCCCTTCGGCGGGTGCTGCCTCGTCGCCGCGAAGGTCCCCCTCGGCGAGCGCCGCCTCACCGCCGCGCGAGGTCGCCACGGCGGGTGCTTCATCCGACGCATCGGCGGCGTCCGTTCGGTCCGTCTGGTCCACCGGGTCCGTCGGGGCGGCCCGGTCCGTCGGGTCCACCGAGCCCGTCGGATCGTCCGGGCCCGCCGGGCCCTCCGGCTCCGCCCCGACACGCCAGCAGTAGCGCCGGTACGCCTCCGTGAAGGCCGCGGCGTCCGCGGCCCGGTCCCGCTGCCGGGCGAGCAGTGGAGACACCTCCACCCCTCGGGCGGCCGCCGCCTCCAGCGCACCGAGCACACCCGGGAACGCGGCCCCGGACGCCGCTCCCACGGCCGCGTACTGGTTGCGCAGCAGCCCCGTCGCCTTCAGCGACCACGGCATCAACTCGGCATCCAGCAGCAGCCAGTCGGTCTCCAGCTCGGCCCACAGACCGGCCTCCTCGGCGCAGTCCCGCACCCGCCGCAGGATGCGCTCGGTCATCTCCGGGTCGTGGAAGAACGGCCGGCCGGTACGGGTGTACAGAGCGCCCGACGCCCCCTTCGGCACCCCGAAGCCCTCCTCGGCCCCCGTCTCGTCGCGGCACACCAGGACCACCGCCCGCGACCCCATGTGCTTCTCCTCGCACACCACGTCCCGCACGCCGTCCGCGCGGTACCCGGCGAACGCCTCCGCGGGGTGCTCCAGGTAGCCGTCCTCCGTCGAGGTCGCGCAGGGCGCCATCGTCGGCGGAAGGTACGGCAGCAGCCGCGGGTCGATCGCGAAGCGGCTCATCACCTCCAGCGCGGCCGCGGCGTTCTCCTCCTTGACCGCGAGCCGGCCCATGTACCGGGTCTCCACGATCCGCCGCCCCGCCACATCGTTCAGATCGAGCGGACGGCCGTCCGCCCCGCCGGGCGCCTCGGCGGCAAGCGGTTTGACGGGCTCGTACCAGACCCGCTCCGCCGGTACGTCCACCAGCTCGCGCTCCGGCCAGCGCAGCGCGGTCATCGCCCCGCCGAAGACACAACCGGTGTCCAGACAGAGGGTGTTGTTGAGCCAGTTGGCACGCGG
This window encodes:
- a CDS encoding polynucleotide kinase-phosphatase gives rise to the protein MTDDGRTEYGDENQRAHDDRQEDRAQQEHEPEPQLRPEPQLRSESRPRPEPVRRTLAVPDLSLVVLIGATGSGKSTFAARNFRPTEVLSSDFCRGLVSDDENDQSASGDAFEVLHFIAAKRLAAGRLTVVDATNVQSEARAQLVRLAREHDVLPVAIVLDVPEQVCAARNAGRTDRAGLPRRVIQRHQRELRRSLRHLEREGFRKVHLLRGPEEAEAAEVVTERRFNDLRHLTGPFDIIGDIHGCRSELETLLGRLGYALVRDGLGRAVDAAHPEGRTAVFVGDLVDRGPDSPGVLRLVMGMVGVGHALCVSGNHENKLGRHLKGRKVQHTHGLAETIAQLEREDAAFRAEAGEFIHGLVSHYVLDGGGLVVCHAGLPEKYHGRTSGRVRSFALYGDTTGETDEFGLPVRYPWAEDYRGRAAVVYGHTPTPRANWLNNTLCLDTGCVFGGAMTALRWPERELVDVPAERVWYEPVKPLAAEAPGGADGRPLDLNDVAGRRIVETRYMGRLAVKEENAAAALEVMSRFAIDPRLLPYLPPTMAPCATSTEDGYLEHPAEAFAGYRADGVRDVVCEEKHMGSRAVVLVCRDETGAEEGFGVPKGASGALYTRTGRPFFHDPEMTERILRRVRDCAEEAGLWAELETDWLLLDAELMPWSLKATGLLRNQYAAVGAASGAAFPGVLGALEAAAARGVEVSPLLARQRDRAADAAAFTEAYRRYCWRVGAEPEGPAGPDDPTGSVDPTDRAAPTDPVDQTDRTDAADASDEAPAVATSRGGEAALAEGDLRGDEAAPAEGNPHSDDAPLAEGVPRTEDAPHAAVVRPAPAASDRFAGLGELDGVRLAPFQILAVQGRSLAGLAHTEQLALIDRLIAAEGAVTARDGTAAGGGPDRPGLLATTRRIIVDTEDESSVAAGTAWWLELTADGGEGMVVKPVRALIRQDDGRLVQPGVKCRGREYLRIVYGPEYTRPENLQRLRSRHLGHKRSLALREYALGLEALDRLADGEPLWRVHEAVFAVLALESEPVDPRL